The region TTCCAAGTCCTTGTCTGTATGTATCTGATAAGCCGAAATGAAATTATATTTCTCCTGTATCTCATGAAGTTTCCGGATATCTTCTTTATATTTCCATGCATCGGAATAAGGCTGTTTTTTTAGGACGCCCAGCCGGTATAACTTTGTAAAATACATCTTCTGGTATCCAGTCAATAGGGACTTTCTTCTGGGAATATAACCAGTCACTTTTTTGACTCTGGGCGGCAGTTCCAATACTGGCTCCGGCAGTTCCTTTTCCCTTGCAGATATGGGGATACTTAGCCGTTCCCGTATTTTTTCTTCTGTGTAATCGCCACCAAGGGTATCCAGCCTGCGCCCCTTATCCATACCTGGCGGCTTTAACAGAATATGCGCTCCCTGTTTTATCTCATATCCCCGTTCTTCTACTCCAATAAGGAACTCATCCCAGTTTTCCGCCTCGGCCGCCACCTGGTCGATGTCACGGCGGATCATATCATTCCAACTAAATTTACCATCTTTACCCTGATCCCAGATGCGTTCCTTTTTTTTCTTTCTGTTCTGGCGTACTTTATCCATATCCAGTGTTGCCATATGGTACTCTTCACAGATTTTGTTGACAAGCGGCTGTATGATTTTGTCCCAATCACCATTTCGGTAATCATATTTCTTCCCTTCTCCAATACAGCGGACACTATTAAATGCAATATGGCCGTGGATATGATCGGTATCATCATGAAGCGCATAGACTGCCTCAAACTCTTTTCCAAGGTACTCCTCTACAAATTTCCCTATAATCTTCATGGCAACATCTTTATCAACGGTATCTGCTGCCTCTTCAAATGAGATAATGATATGGTATCCCTGGCGTCCCCCCATCTTATCGTACCTTCGCTTAGTGTTCAGCATTTGTTTCAGTGCAGTCTCCGGCAGACAGTTATGGCCTGATACATACAGCCCATTTTCAGTTTTGCTGTCCTTCGTAATATAATTAATCGTATTTGCGAGATGCTTTGCCTGAAATCCCGATTTTGCACATCCCATATGCAATATTTTACTGATAGCCATACTTAATTACCCGCTATGTCCAAATGGCTGACTACCTGCATGACTGCCTCCTTGATCTGCTTCATATAAACATACAGACGTTTTTTATCGGATTCATGGTATAAGCCGCTGTTGTTGTTTTTGACAATCTGGTTGATGTTTATCCCAATATGGTTTATCTCATTCGTGAGATTCTGCAATGCTTCAAGAAGTTCCGGATAATCTCTGGGGCGGTTGGTTATCAGCATCCTCAAATACTGCGAATCGGATAGCCCTCTCTCTTTTGCCTTTCTGTTCAGCTCCTCCAATTCTTCGCATGACAGCCGAATTTCCTTCCGGCAGTTCATCTTTTTTACGCTTCTCAGTCTCTACTCACATCCTTTCATCGAATAAACAGCAAAAGAAAAGGAAGGAACCACAGCAATCAGCTATATTCCTTCCCTCTTGATACTTTACTTATCATCTTACTAATCTCCGCCCAGCCGTGATATCCACGGGAGGCCGGATTTCCTGTATCTTTCCACGCAGCTCCTTTTGATAATAGGTCCTCTGGAAAGCGGCATTTAGTATTTTCTCGTCCGCTTTCAATCCTTCCAGGGTTTTATGAAGAACTTGCCATTCAGAGTGTCTGCTTAACTTAAAATAGTCCCTGGTATCAGATATCATCTTGTAGTTCTGCTCACACGCAGCATCAATCACCTGGTCAATATCAGTCTCCAGAGAATCACCAGTTTCCATGTCCACCTTATACAATTGCCCGTGGCCGTCTGTTTCCAATGTATAGCCACTTTTAGTTGTATACCCCACTACCTGTTCAGCCTCCGCGCGGGTAAGAGGAAAAAGTATATCAAACTCATCAAGATATTCCATTAATTTTCCAGATGTTTCAATTCGTCCCAAAATCATCCCCTTCTTTCCATAATTCATACTATCAACGGGAATTTTTCTTCGCCGGTGTCGCTTTTTGATTTACCTGTTTCCATAAGGAGGTCTGTTCAAATATCTCGTCTAACAGCCTCTCATCTTTTTTCAGCTGCTTTATCCTGTCTATGATTTCCCTCGCTTCACTGGTTCCAGCTTTCTCTTCCAGTCTCTGTCTGGAATCTAAGATGAATTCATTGTTCCATTCACAGGCAAGGAATGTAACCTCGTCCATGGTGATTTCTTCTATTTGATCTCCCTCTAAATCCACCCAATAGAGCTGCCCTTTTTCATCTGCATACAGCCCGTAGGCACTTCCTTCCATGTAACCCAACAGAACCTGGGCATGTTCCTCATTCAGTGAAAATGGTATAGAAAAGTCATCGAGATAGGCCAGCAGTTCCGTGGCCGTATTCAATTGTTTCAAATAATGCCTCCTTGCCCGGTATCCTACCGGCTATGTCCTGATGGCGGCTTCTTATCCTTGTTTTCATACTTTTTTAATACCGCCAGAATCTCACTTATTTTTTTACGGGCCGTCTCCGGAAGTTCCCCCATCTCAGCATTTCGCAGAAACTGCGTTTCGGTCTTCCTTCCATATAATGTTGCCAGCCCGCCGTATGTCTCTTTTGCTAGGTCAGCTTCGGTATTTCCAGACTGCAGCTTTTCCGCCCAAACCTCTGGCATATAATCCCGGACTAAAATACAGATATCGCAGGCAGCCTGTTGTAGATCCGTGCGCTTTAAAATAGGTTCCTTTTGATCAATAGACCATATACTATTCAGCATGTCCTGCGCCAATCTCAAATCACGCTCATCTGTTCCATTTAGGATTGTATCTACAACCTTCTGTAGCTGCTGGTACTCCTCATCCATTCCCTGTAAAGGAATACTCTTATTTTTATCCAGTCTCTCCATAATGTCGCACACCTCCAAGCCAACAGCTTTTTGTATGGATTCCTTTGTAATGTTATTTTCCCTGCAATATTCCAGATAGGTTTCCAGTCCCCCTAAATATGTAATTTCCTCCAATGGGGTGTCAGCCAGTTCCTCCCATGTTTCATAATGGCCTTCCATTGTCATGGCTGCTATCGTGCAATCATCAAATTCCAAGTCATAGAACAGGTCATCATCTGTACTGCACATTCCAATCCGGTAAATATCAGGCTGGTCTTCCTTAGCGTACACATTGAAAAATAACCTGGCTTCATCGGTGCTCGCAACTGCTGCATATTGATATGGGCTGCCCTTCACCCTGTCCTTGTTCAAGATATACAGCAGGGTGTATTCTCCAAAGTGGTTTCGTTTCAGATACTCCTTACTGTCATAGATCAATCTCTCAATTTCTGTCTGTTTTGCTTCCATATTCCACCTCACCTATTTCTTTATCAACGGCTGTTGTGTCTGCTCTCCAGGTGCGGCTTATAGGCAGAATCCTGTTTTTCCAGTTCTGCCATCTTAAATAAATCTAATACCTCCCACCCAGTAGCAGCCTTAATAGCCGCTGCTGAAATGTTGTTCTCTTTACAGTATTCCAGGTAATCCGCTACCCCCTTCTTATGGGGAATTGCTCCAATGCCCCACCTGCTCAGTTCCTCCCAGGCGTCTAAATGTCCATTTATTGTCATTGCAGCAATTTCATACCCCTCCTCCAGCATCCCAAACAGATATTTATCTGTATATGCGTACCCAATATTAAACTCAACAGTCTTATGCGCAGATGGAAAAAAACTAACTGCCCTGTCAGGTCCATATTCTGCCAATCCCTGATAAGTGTCCTTTCCGTGCGCCTCCATTTTTAAAATATGATAGATAATGGCTCCCTGGTACTTTTGCGAATCCAAAAACTCTTTGTTTTCACAAAGCACTTTGAGTTCATCCATCTGGGGGTTTTGTATCTTTGGGGGCAGACTATTTAATTCCGTCAGGACTCTTGCAATCTGTATTTCCAGCCCATATTCTGGCTGCTTGCGTTTCAGATAGTCAAGCCAGAACTGCATAAATTCCTGTTTCTTCTCTGGATTATTTATTTCCCTGCACATTCTTTCCACCGCATGTGCTTCTGATTCTCCTGGTAAGCGCGCTACATTCCATTCCCCACCCCCAACAGCGTTCAGCATATTACAGATATCCCTGGATAAATCCTTCTCCATTCCCAGTTCTCTCTCCACACGTTCCCCTGATGATTCAAACTTTTCCGGTTCATATTTCAATATCTTGTCTCCTCTTTTCTAAAAACCGTTATGGTGAGTTTCCTTACCCTGCTCTTTAAATGGCGGTTTATCTGCCATTCCAGTTTTTTCACTATCTAGTACAGCATTGCCAAAATAATAATGAATAGACGTTGCTTTTTTATTGTAGTCGGTGCATAATAATTCTATCACTAAAGAATGGATGTGTTATTATGCGAAGGAAAACAATTGATACTATCCCGGTTTTATCTGATGCCATGAAAAACATATTATCTGCTTTTTCAAAAAGCCGCTCCCTTCCGTCAGGACTGGTCAAAAGAGCCAGCATTGTCCTGCTTGCGTCACAGGGGGAACTCAACCAGAATATTGCACCACAGGTCGGGCTTCATTATAATAATGTTGCCACCTGGCGCAGTCGGTTCCTCGCGGCGCTCCCAGCCTTGCGGAGGATTGAAATGGACGACCCGAAAAAGCTTGAAGATGAGATACGGGCAGTCCTGTCCGATAAAAAACGCCCCGGTGCCCCGTCTGTTTTTACGCCGGACCAGATCATGCGGATCATCGACCTTGCCTGCAGCAACCCAAATGATTTTGGGTACGAAGTAAGCCAGTGGAGTCTCCCGCTGTTAGTGGCAGAAATTAAAAAGCAGGGGATCGCTGAACAGATTTCTGAGAAATCTGTCAGCCGTTTTTTAAAAATGAGGTAGATTTACATCCCCACAAAATCCGTTACTGGCTTCATTCTTCGGAAAAGACGGAAGCCCCGGAATCTTTTGCGCGGAAAGTAAACGAAATCTGCGGCCTGTACCAGAGTGCCCAGGAACAAAGCCGGGAAGGTGCACACATTGTTTCCACGGATGAAATGACCGGGGTACAAGCGCTGGAACATAAATATCCTGACAAGCTCCCATTACCCGGCCAGTGCGCCAAAATGGAGTTTGAGTATATCCGCCATGGCACGACCAGCCTCATCGGGTTCTTTGATGTTGCAACGGGCCGTATGGAAATGCCGTATTTAAACTCCACACGCACAGAAGAGGATTTTGTGGAAGCCGTGAAAGCATTGGTAGGGACAGACCCGCAAGCCCCATGGACATTTATATGCGATGGCCTAAACACCCATAAATCGGAAGCCCTTGTCCGCTTTGTGGCAGAAGCCTGTGCCCTTGGCGTGGAACTGGGCAAAAAAGGGAAAACAGGGATCCTTAAAAGTATGGAAAGCCGAGCGGATTTCCTGCATGACCCTTCCCACCGGATCCGCTTTGTCTATACTCCGAAACACAGTTCCTGGATGAACCAGATTGAGATATGGTTTGGCATCATTAACCGGAAGCTGCTGAAGCGGAAAAGCTACCTATCAATAGAAGAACTGGAAGCAAGCATCCTGCGCTTTATTGAACAATACAATCTTACAGCACACCCATTTAAGTGGACATATGCCGGGATACCATTAGTAATTTAATCACTGATATTTAAGCAATGCTGTACTAGTTCTTTTTCTGTCTGTCTGGTTCACATGATTCTTATAATCCTGCATCTGTGATTCTGCCTCACCAATCAAATCTCCCACACTCCATCCGATAGACGCTGTAATAGATGCCGCTGTGATATTTCTTTCTTTACAGTAAATAAGGTAATCCTCGAACCCTTCTCTATAGGGCAACGTGTCGAGGCCCTCCCTGTCAAGTTCGTCCCAGACATTAAAGTGACCGTCCATCGTAACCACCGCTATTTCATAGCCTTCTTCCAACGGTTTAAACAGATCCTCATGAACAGATGTATCACCTATATAAATTTCAGTAACTTCTTCCTCAGAAACAGAAAAATAGACTGCCATTTCCTGCTCATATTCAGCAACCCCTTTGTAACTGATGGTCCCATCCTGTTCTTTTTTTAGGATATAGTAAATACTGGCATCATGATACTTTTGAGAATCCAAAAAGTTTTTATTTTCTACGAGTACAGTGATTCTCTCCATAAAAGGAGTTTCCATGTGCGTAAAACCTTTGTTCAGTCTTGTTAAAACTTCCGCAGCCTGTATTTCCAGTTCATATTTTGGTCTCATACGTTCCAAATAGTCAATCCAGAATTGCATGAACTCACGCCGCTTCTCCGGATTCTTTATTTCCTGATAGGTACGTCTCACTACGTCCGACTCCGATTCTCCTGGTAAACGCATCGCTTCCCATTGCCAGTAATCAACAGATTTTGTCATTCTACAGATATCCCAGGCCAGATTTTTCAAAAAGTCCGGCTCTCTATTTTTGTCAGGATATCCATATTCCCACAGTTCTCCGATCAAGCCTTCTGTCTGCCTTGTAACCTCAATGCTTTTTGCACGGCTGACCTTATATAAGTAATCAATAAGCAGCTTTCTGGCATCCGCAAACCGGAGCGTATCCAGAACATTTTCGGTTTGGTTGTAAGGATACGGCTTATAGAAAAATGGGGTAAAAATGTCTCCCAATGGTCCTCTCTTCATGAATTCGTCCACGTAATCTTTTAATCGTTCAAATTCCTCTGGTTCATACCTCAATACTCTGTCTCCTTTACATTCTGTATTATCTATTTTTCTGTCTGTCCTGTTTGGGAATGTCCTCCTTTTTCTGCTGTTCTTGTTCGGAAGTTTTCCCCCATATAATAAAATGGCAATATTCACTTTTATGGTTCTGCAAATATTCCGCCAGTTCGAGAAATCCCATTTTTAATGCAATTTTCGTAACTGCAGTCACGTCAAACATATTGGTTTCACCAGTATCCCTGACCACCAATATCTGCTCTTTCACAATCGGTTCTATTACAGTTCCAGCTCCTTCCCTTTTCTTTTTGCCCTCTTTACTTCTGAAAATCTAAGGGGCCGGTCCGGACTGGCTTTGCCAGTCCTCTGCAAGATACGGATTTTGCCGTACAAAATCCATCTTGTTAGGGGAGATCCCCTAATACCCCCGTATCAGCCTCAAAATACTGATATCATTCACAGTTTTTTGCTATCAATTCCGCTGATATTACGCGGAAATCTGATAGCAGAAAGGGGAAACTGACAGCAGTTTCCCCTCAAATCACATATTGCCCTGCTATCAGCTTCATATATCTGATAGCAGGCAGTATGGAATGTGATATCATCAAAGGCTTTGTGATATCGCATTCCACGGTTATCTGCTATCAGTCAATGTAAACTGATAGCAGGATTCCACTTTTGTTTGTGATACCAGGTTGCCAAATTTGATAGTAGCCCCTGACCCGCTGTTTAAAATAGTTCTGTTTTCCCAATCCAATCTGCATTGATGTTCTTTATATTAAGATTTTATATCTCTGTCACTGATGGCTCCCATAAAATCGTTCCAGTGCTTTCTCGAAGGCGCCTATCCCGGAGAAAAAGCTTCCTATCTTTACATCTTCAAACAGGTAAGGCATAGCCGTATATAACGCTTCAAAAATGCTGGTTAAGACATTCACTACAATCGAGTTTCCTGCCTGCTTATATGCCTGGCTGTTACTAATGCCCGCTTCCAGGACCTTCTGGTAATCTTCATCATCAAACCCCATCAGCCGGAAACACTCTAATGGTGTAAGCCGTCTGATACGAAGGATTGATTCCAGCCTGCACAGGGAACTTCCCTGCGCAGTGATTGTCGGGCAGATGGTTCCATGACCCTGTACCCGGCCTCGTTTTCCGGCAGCGTTTGGATAGGCGATATTTGCAACTCCGTCTGCCAGACATTCCTCGTAGCCCTTCACAGTGTCCTGCCGTACCAGAATGATATTATCTTTCTGAACGGAGGTAATCGCATAACTGCACCATGGTTGATCTTTTATTTCCAGGTGCTGTTCAACTCTTCCCTCTTCATTATATCTTCCACGGATTGCCCCCAATTCCAGAATCTTTGTCTGGTCATGGCTCGCAAGTTGGGTATTGGCAATTCCTATCCCTGATAGTATAACACTCTGCTGGGAATTTCCAATACTTCCGACCACTACAATTTTACTCCTGCCAGATCCACTCGCCGTCAAAGTCGGATTGGAACCGATTGCGGAATATACCCTGCCGGTCTGCGGATCACCCAGGTACCCCTCTGTCTGTCCGACCTTATACAGTTTATTTTCCCACTGTTTCAGTTCCTCTTCCCCTGGCATATACAGAAGTGCTTTCCGCTCCTTCATGTCTGTAATCAAATTCTGCACTTTATCATCTGACAGATAATATTTTTCATCTACCTCATCTTCAAGGAGATCCATCAGCCGCCTCCCATCTTCCACTGGCTCTGGGAACACGAATTCTCCATTATCACATTCCTTCTTAATCAGGACGAGGTATACCCGTTCCCGGTTTTGAGGAATCCCATAATTTTTCGCGTTCAGTACCTTCCAATAGGTGTTGTAGCCATATTCTTGCAATTCCTGCTCAAATAGACGGAACGTGCTGTTTAGAAACCTTGCCTGAACAATATTTTTTACATTTTCATAAATTCCAAATACTGGCTTCACTTCCCGGATAACCCGGAGCCACTCTACAAGGAGAGAGGACCTTGTTTTATCCAGGTTCTTTGAGCCGCATTCCTCACAAAAATTCCGTTTGCTCCAATGTATCTGCAGCGGGTTCACCTCATGCCCACAATCTCTGCACCTCCAGACGGAACCGGCCAGCTTCCCACTTAGGGAGAAATCCTGACACGGACTCCCACCGCAAATAAAACTGAAATAAGGTAGCTTTTTCTCATCAACTTTCGTAATATCCCCAAGGTTGGCACTCTCGTCAACCCCATGTATGGCGCAATAACTTTTTACTGCATATTTGTCGAACTCACAAAAATTTATTAATTTATAATCCAATTCCCTTCTTAGAGGGTGTAGCTACACATTTTACCCGGGATTACCTCTTACCTCCTTTCAAATGTTTGAATGTAATCAGTTTCCGAATAAGTTACGAGCTACTGGTACAAATTAAATTTCTATGACTGCTGGATTCTTGATTGGATTGGGCTTCACCACCCCCTTTCAAATTCTAATGCCGAATCCTACCTTGCCTGATGTCGCGTTTTTTTCTCTGTCTGCGCCACTGCCGGTTGGATTGCAAGGCTCCCGGCATCAAACTGGAACACCCTATTAGAGACCTGGACAGGGAACACTTCTGCTCTCTTATCCATCTCACTGCTCTTTTTTACTACTTCCTGCAAAGTTTCCAATCTGTGTCCTGATTTTGGACAGACAAGGATTTTATCATTTGATAATGGCATGATATACAGGTCATCGCCCAAACGCCTTGCGATTTCACTCAAACCATCGGGATAGAACATGATTGCGATCCCATTCTCGCTGTACACTCCATAGTAGTCTTTTGTGTCTGGAAGCGCCCCGCTTAACGCCCCTAAGGTATGAGCCAGAACAGCTCTGCTCGTATCTAAGACCGTCTGAAGGCGTTCATTCATATCGAAATATTTGACCTTATCAAATAATTCCTGTGCCGTAAGTCCCCACTGCTTTAAATGCTCATTTTGGACAGGTCTTTTATAATCCTGAGGCCACTGCTCTTCCTCGTCATAGACCTCATCAAAAAACTGAAAATACACAGCCATGTCCCCAACAGGCAGATATGGCATATCGTTCCCTTCCAATTTTTCGGCTGACTTTTCAAAATTTGCAGCCCATATCGTAACATTTTCTAACTGCTCAATCGTTTCAATGGGACGCTTTTTTTCAAAGTAATCGCAGATACCGCTTGCCTGTGCCGTCAATTCTTCGTCATTCCGCTGTCTATATAAGCTCTGGATTGACAATGACTGGCTGCACACAGGTGGCTGCATAAGCTCAAGGGCTATTTCCTCATTGTCCGTACCTTCTGCTATTACTATCAATCTCTGCTGCTCTTCATCAATGTGACGCCCAAGTTCTGTGAACAGTTCCTGTTTATATTCTTCGTATGTCATTCTTTAATCCTTCAACCATTCGCGTGTGGTCTGCAATTTATTTTCTGATGGTGAATAGTGGAAACCATGGCTTGATATAGCGTACCCGGCCAGGCTATGGCGAACCTGACGATTTCCATTCTTGTGGACATCATCAATTGAAAACGCCGGTGCCAGTGCTCCCATAGTATCAGGAAAGATATAAGCCTCCCGTTCCGAATACGGCAGGATATAAA is a window of Enterocloster clostridioformis DNA encoding:
- a CDS encoding relaxase/mobilization nuclease domain-containing protein is translated as MAISKILHMGCAKSGFQAKHLANTINYITKDSKTENGLYVSGHNCLPETALKQMLNTKRRYDKMGGRQGYHIIISFEEAADTVDKDVAMKIIGKFVEEYLGKEFEAVYALHDDTDHIHGHIAFNSVRCIGEGKKYDYRNGDWDKIIQPLVNKICEEYHMATLDMDKVRQNRKKKKERIWDQGKDGKFSWNDMIRRDIDQVAAEAENWDEFLIGVEERGYEIKQGAHILLKPPGMDKGRRLDTLGGDYTEEKIRERLSIPISAREKELPEPVLELPPRVKKVTGYIPRRKSLLTGYQKMYFTKLYRLGVLKKQPYSDAWKYKEDIRKLHEIQEKYNFISAYQIHTDKDLENIRKALAEQAKSLRQEKKNQKENREANTEIFELWEKLQELKVEVSLYEEGYEEFKEEYLQAEQLKTQLLDMGYTFDSAEQLYLNFQEKNRRLNEVLAEVRRQQRIGKKIMQEQKERMQSRDKQKSRERGGESRDL
- a CDS encoding plasmid mobilization protein, encoding MNCRKEIRLSCEELEELNRKAKERGLSDSQYLRMLITNRPRDYPELLEALQNLTNEINHIGININQIVKNNNSGLYHESDKKRLYVYMKQIKEAVMQVVSHLDIAGN
- a CDS encoding helix-turn-helix domain-containing protein, encoding MRRKTIDTIPVLSDAMKNILSAFSKSRSLPSGLVKRASIVLLASQGELNQNIAPQVGLHYNNVATWRSRFLAALPALRRIEMDDPKKLEDEIRAVLSDKKRPGAPSVFTPDQIMRIIDLACSNPNDFGYEVSQWSLPLLVAEIKKQGIAEQISEKSVSRFLKMR
- a CDS encoding transposase; this translates as MVSTDEMTGVQALEHKYPDKLPLPGQCAKMEFEYIRHGTTSLIGFFDVATGRMEMPYLNSTRTEEDFVEAVKALVGTDPQAPWTFICDGLNTHKSEALVRFVAEACALGVELGKKGKTGILKSMESRADFLHDPSHRIRFVYTPKHSSWMNQIEIWFGIINRKLLKRKSYLSIEELEASILRFIEQYNLTAHPFKWTYAGIPLVI
- a CDS encoding DUF5049 domain-containing protein: MKEQILVVRDTGETNMFDVTAVTKIALKMGFLELAEYLQNHKSEYCHFIIWGKTSEQEQQKKEDIPKQDRQKNR
- the dcm gene encoding DNA (cytosine-5-)-methyltransferase, which codes for MDYKLINFCEFDKYAVKSYCAIHGVDESANLGDITKVDEKKLPYFSFICGGSPCQDFSLSGKLAGSVWRCRDCGHEVNPLQIHWSKRNFCEECGSKNLDKTRSSLLVEWLRVIREVKPVFGIYENVKNIVQARFLNSTFRLFEQELQEYGYNTYWKVLNAKNYGIPQNRERVYLVLIKKECDNGEFVFPEPVEDGRRLMDLLEDEVDEKYYLSDDKVQNLITDMKERKALLYMPGEEELKQWENKLYKVGQTEGYLGDPQTGRVYSAIGSNPTLTASGSGRSKIVVVGSIGNSQQSVILSGIGIANTQLASHDQTKILELGAIRGRYNEEGRVEQHLEIKDQPWCSYAITSVQKDNIILVRQDTVKGYEECLADGVANIAYPNAAGKRGRVQGHGTICPTITAQGSSLCRLESILRIRRLTPLECFRLMGFDDEDYQKVLEAGISNSQAYKQAGNSIVVNVLTSIFEALYTAMPYLFEDVKIGSFFSGIGAFEKALERFYGSHQ
- a CDS encoding DUF5688 family protein, which gives rise to MTYEEYKQELFTELGRHIDEEQQRLIVIAEGTDNEEIALELMQPPVCSQSLSIQSLYRQRNDEELTAQASGICDYFEKKRPIETIEQLENVTIWAANFEKSAEKLEGNDMPYLPVGDMAVYFQFFDEVYDEEEQWPQDYKRPVQNEHLKQWGLTAQELFDKVKYFDMNERLQTVLDTSRAVLAHTLGALSGALPDTKDYYGVYSENGIAIMFYPDGLSEIARRLGDDLYIMPLSNDKILVCPKSGHRLETLQEVVKKSSEMDKRAEVFPVQVSNRVFQFDAGSLAIQPAVAQTEKKTRHQAR